The following proteins are encoded in a genomic region of Nomascus leucogenys isolate Asia chromosome 17, Asia_NLE_v1, whole genome shotgun sequence:
- the PCOLCE gene encoding procollagen C-endopeptidase enhancer 1 yields MLPAATASLLGPLLTAWALLPFAQGQTPNYTRPVFLCGGDVKGESGYVASEGFPNLYPPNKECIWTITVPEGQTVSLSFRVFDLELHPACRYDALEVFAGSGTSGQRLGRFCGTFRPAPLVAPGNQVTLRMTADEGTGGRGFLLWYSGRATSGTEHQFCGGRLEKAQGTLTTPNWPESDYPPGISCSWHIIAPPDQVIALTFEKFDLEPDTYCRYDSVSVFNGAVSDDSRRLGKFCGDAVPGSISSEGNELLVQFVSDLSVTADGFSASYKTLPRGTAKEGQGPSPKPGTEPKVKLPPKSQPLEKKEETPSAPDAPTCPKQCRRTGTLQSNFCASSLVVTATVKSMVREPGEGLTVTVSLIGAYKTGGLDLPSPPTGASLKFYVPCKQCPPMKKGVSYLLMGQVEKNRGPVLPPESFVVLHRPNQDQILTNLSKRKCPSQPVRAAESQD; encoded by the exons ATGCTGCCTGCAgccacagcctccctcctggggcCCCTCCTCACTGCCTGGGCCCTGCTACCTTTTGCCCAGGGCCAGACCCCCAACTACACCAG ACCCGTGTTCCTGTGCGGAGGGGATGTGAAGGGGGAATCAGGTTACGTGGCAAGTGAGGGGTTCCCCAACCTCTACCCCCCTAATAAGGAGTGCATCTGGACCATAACG GTCCCCGAGGGCCAGACTGTGTCCCTCTCATTCCGAGTCTTCGACCTGGAGCTGCACCCCGCCTGCCGCTACGATGCTCTGGAGGTCTTCGCTGGGTCTGGGACTTCCGGCCAGCGGCTCGGACGCTTTTGCGGGACCTTCCGGCCTGCGCCCCTAGTCGCCCCCGGCAACCAGGTGACCCTGAGGATGACGGCGGATGAGGGCACAGGAGGACGAGGCTTCCTGCTCTGGTACAGCGGGCGGGCCACCTCGGGCACTG agcaCCAATTTTGCGGGGGGCGGCTGGAGAAGGCCCAGGGAACCCTGACCACGCCCAACTGGCCAGAGTCCGATTACCCCCCGGGCATCAGCTGTTCCTGGCACATCATCGCGCCCCCGGACCAG GTCATCGCGCTGACCTTCGAGAAGTTTGACCTGGAGCCGGACACCTACTGCCGCTACGACTCGGTCAGCGTGTTCAACGGAGCCGTGAGCGACGACTCCCGGAGGCTGGGGAAATTCTGCGGCGACGCAGTCCCGGG CTCCATCTCCTCCGAAGGGAATGAACTACTCGTCCAGTTCGTCTCAGATCTCAGTGTCACCGCTGACGGCTTCTCAGCCTCCTACAAGACCTTGCCGCGTGGCACTGCCAAAGAAGGGCAAGGGCCCAGCCCCAAACCGGGAACTGAGCCCAAAGTCAAGCTGCCCCCCAAGTCCCAACCTctggagaaaaaagaggaaactcCTTCAGCCCCCG ATGCACCCACCTGCCCAAAGCAGTGCCGCCGGACAGGCACCTTGCAGAGCAACTTCTGTGCCAGCAGCCTGG TGGTGACTGCGACAGTGAAGTCCATGGTTCGGGAGCCAGGGGAGGGCCTCACCGTCACTGTCAGTCTTATTGGTGCTTATAAAACTGGAGGACTGGACCTGCCTTCTCCACCCACTGGTGCCTCCCTGAAGTTTTACGTACCTTGCAAGCAGTGCCCCCCCATGAAGAAAG GAGTCAGTTATCTGCTGATGGGCCAGGTAGAAAAGAACAGAGGCCCCGTCCTTCCTCCAGAGAGCTTTGTGGTTCTCCACCGGCCCAACCAGGACCAGATCCTCACCAACCTAAGCAAGAGGAAGTGCCCCTCCCAACCTGTGCGGGCTGCTGAGTCCCAGGACTGA